A DNA window from Actinokineospora baliensis contains the following coding sequences:
- a CDS encoding methionine ABC transporter ATP-binding protein, with protein sequence MITVENLSKSFWGNTGPVVALEDVSLDVPTGTITGVVGPAGSGKSTLARLVALQERPDSGVIRVDGFNTAALDPRRLRAARRRIGVVTQGDLLPQRTAAGNIALPLEQAGVDGPQRREKVGKLLDLIGLTDKAARYPDTLSPGQRARVEVARALVGEPGLLLADDPTRSLDADAAAGVLTVLDRARAELGATVLVVTSDAGVVRRIADDVALLSDGRVAEAGNLLSLVQDSTSQVAQSLLPSIDVAKGATAGYDRVAETILIGFAAVGALLPEATARFDTTISVIGGGLTRIGETPVARFLLGLNGLRADQALGWITERGGVVRPQVGIARPIAA encoded by the coding sequence GTGATCACCGTCGAGAACCTCAGCAAGTCCTTCTGGGGCAACACCGGCCCCGTCGTCGCCCTCGAGGACGTCAGCCTGGACGTGCCGACCGGCACCATCACCGGCGTCGTCGGCCCCGCCGGTTCCGGCAAGTCCACCCTCGCCCGCCTCGTCGCGCTGCAGGAACGCCCCGACAGCGGCGTGATCAGGGTCGACGGCTTCAACACCGCCGCGCTCGACCCGCGCAGACTCCGCGCCGCCCGCCGCCGCATCGGCGTCGTCACCCAGGGCGACCTGCTGCCGCAGCGCACCGCCGCTGGCAACATCGCCCTGCCCCTCGAGCAGGCGGGCGTCGACGGCCCGCAGCGGCGGGAGAAGGTCGGCAAGCTGCTCGACCTGATCGGCCTCACCGACAAGGCCGCCCGCTACCCCGACACGCTCAGCCCCGGCCAGCGCGCCCGCGTCGAGGTCGCCCGCGCCCTCGTTGGCGAACCCGGCCTGCTGCTCGCCGACGACCCCACCAGGTCCCTCGACGCCGACGCCGCGGCCGGTGTGCTGACCGTCCTCGACCGCGCCAGGGCCGAACTCGGCGCCACCGTCCTCGTCGTCACCAGCGACGCAGGCGTGGTCCGCCGCATCGCCGACGACGTCGCCCTCCTGTCCGACGGCCGCGTCGCCGAGGCCGGCAACCTGCTCTCGCTCGTGCAGGACTCCACCAGCCAGGTCGCCCAGTCCCTGCTCCCGTCCATCGACGTCGCCAAGGGCGCCACCGCGGGCTACGACCGGGTCGCCGAAACCATCCTCATCGGCTTCGCCGCCGTCGGCGCCCTGCTGCCCGAGGCCACGGCCCGCTTCGACACCACCATCTCCGTCATCGGCGGCGGCCTCACCCGCATCGGCGAAACCCCGGTGGCCCGCTTCCTCCTCGGCCTCAACGGGCTCCGAGCCGACCAGGCACTGGGCTGGATCACCGAACGGGGCGGCGTGGTTCGCCCGCAGGTCGGCATCGCTCGGCCCATCGCTGCCTAG